The following are encoded together in the Penicillium digitatum chromosome 3, complete sequence genome:
- a CDS encoding HC-toxin synthetase: MGFISLENAGIYIAPGGIEKIPTDTNGDFSSFQIEHLASERMTTPTGMKEEIVLLSWLIVLLRSREDSQISYDWSYKDLANGAEPESVTKLSMNEVMKGSKSTVGEVATAISPNITTGASSHESIVLSTSSLSRTSEEAKDEGLLHLEVRFNNAHLEIRPLWHTENMLPYTVKHHVEALADTVRLCLTNSEATIEECLRPTASDLNDIWGWNHELPPTYNFCMQDMVAERAREYPDKIAIDSWDGSLTYSQIDQWSTSVACSLKELGVELYDVLPVCFEKSRWTIIAVLGVMKAGATLALMDPTLPLARLQNMAVQVGAKSMVASRKQYELSLKIMPTGNHFVVEEEAFTDSANSPSISKLPAVPSSALMYIIFTSGSTGTPKGVKISHETYTSSAIPRAKAVGYTPESRVLDFASYAFDVSIDSMLLTLGNGGCLCIPSDEDRLNDINEVIRKMRINYAGLTPSVGRILDADVIASLSGLGLGGEAVSARDANHWGKETRIIIGYGPCECTIGCTVNSSAATGRDYLSIGPGNGAAMWIANPNDHNELVPVGTVGELLVEGPIVGQGYLNDPEKTAAAFITDPPWLVAGYKEHAGRRGRLYKTGDLGRYDPDGLGGIVFVGRKDTQVKLRGQRVELGEIESQLKAVLPSEANVIAEVITPKDHGGQPMLVAFVAFQPKGHGQAGLALDEISSELSSILTKANAEVAKTLPRYMVPTTYIPVNLMPVLISGKTDRKQLRAFGATVDLRQLDQGAASTASRELNELEKRLRQAWAGTLKLEVEAIRPDDNFFALGGDSLAAMRLVSVCRAQDLDLSVISTFGNPTLSAMATVVQPCTSQVHKEIPAYSLISQSVESARLEAAQACGVDQADVQDIYLCTPTQESLFTFSLKSAEAYTAQRVACIPSLISLDAWKKAWETVVSASPILRSRLAPLQDPGLQQIVVKEGISWRYSTDLDQYLENDRCERMNLGQSLARYGLVSNANDDKRYMIWTVHHVLYDGWSEPIVLKQVSDALQNQSVEIQTQMRNFVKYVRDTDETAMQDFWRRELKGAVGPQFPRLPSRDFMPTPDGLIEHQIALEMGAGSPFTIATLVRGAWALVASQYTGSDDIVFGETLTGRDIPLPGVESIVGPLIATIPIRVQVRRSSSVESYLQTIQQTVLARTPYQHMGMQNIRKVSQDAQYACEAGTGLVIQLDPEYVGSELGFTFGDVVHEALHFNPYPLMVGFGIRKGGLRVCASFDSSIIECSQMQRILAQLETACVQLSKGLDKRIGEISCLPETEVNQIWQWNQTPSLFVDEMSGNLRAHASTKPGSVYPRTLVPWVCDSHNPNLLSPIGSVGELWLEGHFLSGEIFESPAWLVAGSSGYVGRSGKVQPTGDLVQLQDDGSLIFVGRKENVVPLQGHGVDIAELESHFEKHLPSGTRGAASVFRPLREGAQEVTEQELAVFIENHPSGEASVRVMPAKYEMIGDETTVCNTISVTLALSLKKLDKFIRDSLPSYMAPSAYVVVEKLPAGLEQLDHTALNQLASKIPQGVLEQLREGFKEAWTKGLAQANLSPAEKILQSAWAQILCLSPEQIDVDDNFFRLGGDSVLAMKLVSSLRTQGHSLSVADIFQHMRLGDAAKVLKVDQAKEFAQPYKSFSALSNLDIKMFLASTVRPKLSNPGWPILDVSPITDTQALDIRGTIGVPRTSIQYNMLYFDRCIDQKQLLTACNDLVKTHDILRTVFIEHESSFLQVVLQEAHIPVVMQQADKEIERFVTELCTADIESNFELGSPFLKFFHVQGADGKHCLVLGLSHALYDGVSLPRLLKDLETLYAGGKVVDCEPFTSYMARISDRRLQTQAVNYWGDLLKGSTLSVIDGSSVQPTDKAIFHEKTVEKFQPIQEITTANVLTAAWALVLARRLENYDVTFGTVTSGRTINLANVENVMGPCYQLTPVRVKFESQWTAMDLLRFVQKQSAESAAHDFLGFEKISKQCAQWSPEARSFDSIVHHQDWDDFDDLPFAGSSCKVDISTPHGDAAYPLKAVSFVRGGKMHVGFVGSERDTAFVDATLNELAAAVQELSDCRPDPLVLGTCI; the protein is encoded by the exons ATGGGCTTCATATCTCTCGAAAATGCCGGAATCTACATTGCGCCAGGTGGAATTGAGAAAATCCCAACAGACACAAATGGCGACTTCAGCTCATTCCAAATTGAGCATCTTGCCTCAGAACGAATGACCACTCCGACCGGCATGAAAGAAGAGATTGTGCTGTTGTCATGGCTCATTGTTCTGCTGCGCAGTCGCGAAGACAGCCAGATATCATACGACTGGTCTTACAAAGATCTCGCAAATGGCGCTGAGCCCGAATCAGTGACCAAACTATCAATGAACGAAGTAATGAAAGGTTCAAAAAGTACCGTGGGAGAAGTTGCAACTGCGATTTCTCCCAATATTACCACAGGAGCGTCAAGTCATGAATCCATCGTTTTGAGCACCAGCTCTCTTTCGCGGACATCTGAAGAAGCCAAAGATGAA GGTCTCCTTCATCTCGAAGTTCGCTTcaataatgctcacctcgAGATCCGCCCATTGTGGCACACAGAGAACATGTTGCCCTACACGGTAAAGCACCATGTCGAGGCACTTGCCGATACTGTCAGGCTATGCCTCACGAATTCCGAAGCGACCATTGAAGAGTGCCTTCGCCCAACTGCAAGTGATCTGAATGATATATGGGGGTGGAACCACGAGTTGCCTCCCACCTACAACTTTTGCATGCAAGATATGGTCGCTGAAAGAGCTCGTGAATACCCAGATAAAATTGCCATTGATTCTTGGGATGGTAGCTTGACCTATAGCCAAATTGATCAGTGGTCCACCTCTGTGGCATGCTCGCTCAAAGAATTGGGCGTTGAGCTGTACGATGTCCTCCCCGTGTGCTTTGAGAAGTCCAGGTGGACGATCATCGCTGTGCTCGGAGTGATGAAAGCAGGTGCAACCCTTGCGCTGATGGATCCAACTCTTCCGCTTGCCCGTCTTCAAAACATGGCGGTGCAGGTCGGCGCAAAGTCGATGGTTGCCTCCCGCAAGCAGTATGAGCTATCACTAAAGATCATGCCAACTGGAAACCACTTTGTCGTTGAAGAAGAGGCTTTCACAGACTCAGCAAACTCACCGTCAATCTCCAAGTTACCCGCCGTACCATCCTCCGCCCTTATGTACATAATCTTCACCTCTGGCAGCACGGGAACTCCGAAGGGAGTGAAGATTTCCCATGAAACGTACACGAGCAGTGCTATTCCTCGAGCAAAGGCAGTCGGATACACGCCAGAGTCCAGGGTTCTTGATTTCGCATCCTACGCTTTCGATGTAAGCATTGACAGTATGCTTTTAACACTCGGAAACGGTGGCTGTCTTTGTATTCCATCTGATGAGGATCGGCTGAATGATATCAACGAAGTTATCCGCAAAATGCGAATTAACTACGCAGGTCTGACACCCTCAGTGGGCCGAATTCTTGATGCGGATGTCATCGCATCGCTCAGCGGTCTCGGTCTGGGAGGGGAAGCAGTCTCGGCAAGAGACGCTAATCATTGGGGCAAAGAAACTAGAATCATCATTGGCTACGGTCCCTGTGAATGCACTATTGGGTGTACAGTCAACTCCAGCGCTGCTACTGGCAGAGATTACCTCTCCATTGGCCCAGGCAACGGCGCAGCCATGTGGATTGCCAATCCAAACGACCACAACGAGCTTGTGCCAGTCGGTACTGTAGGCGAGCTGCTCGTTGAGGGCCCGATAGTCGGACAGGGCTACCTGAATGACCCCGAGAAGACTGCTGCTGCTTTCATTACAGATCCACCTTGGTTGGTCGCGGGCTACAAAGAGCATGCTGGTCGTCGCGGCCGTCTGTACAAGACTGGAGATCTTGGAAGATATGACCCCGACGGTCTTGGGGGCATCGTTTTTGTTGGACGAAAGGATACTCAAGTCAAGTTGCGCGGACAGCGTGTTGAATTGGGCGAAATCGAGAGTCAGCTGAAGGCTGTTCTGCCCTCGGAAGCTAATGTCATTGCTGAGGTGATTACACCCAAGGATCATGGAGGCCAGCCAATGCTCGTCGCATTCGTTGCATTCCAACCAAAGGGACATGGACAGGCCGGGCTTGCCTTAGATGAGATCTCAAGCGAGTTGAGCAGCATATTGACCAAGGCCAATGCGGAGGTGGCAAAAACTTTGCCGCGATACATGGTGCCGACAACTTATATTCCAGTCAATCTTATGCCAGTGTTGATTTCAGGCAAGACTGATCGCAAACAACTCCGAGCATTCGGTGCGACCGTTGATTTGCGCCAGCTCGACCAAGGAGCCGCAAGCACCGCTTCCCGGGAATTGAATGAGCTTGAAAAGCGCTTGCGACAGGCTTGGGCTGGGACACTCAAACTCGAAGTAGAAGCCATTCGGCCCGATGACAACTTCTTTGCATTGGGTGGCGACTCCTTGGCAGCTATGAGACTTGTGTCTGTCTGCAGGGCGCAAGATCTCGATCTTTCTGTTATCAGCACTTTTGGAAACCCTACCCTCTCGGCCATGGCCACTGTCGTTCAGCCTTGCACCTCTCAAGTACATAAAGAGATTCCGGCATATTCTTTGATATCTCAATCTGTCGAGAGCGCCCGCCTCGAAGCAGCACAAGCGTGTGGGGTGGATCAAGCAGATGTGCAAGATATCTACCTTTGCACACCCACACAAGAGTCGTTGTTCACATTCTCACTCAAATCGGCAGAGGCATACACTGCTCAGAGAGTAGCGTGCATTCCGTCGCTTATCAGCCTGGATGCTTGGAAAAAGGCTTGGGAAACTGTCGTTTCAGCAAGCCCTATTCTGCGATCTCGTCTGGCACCACTCCAAGACCCAGGCCTTCAGCAAATTGTTGTGAAAGAAGGAATCTCCTGGAGGTACTCCACAGATTTAGATCAATATCTCGAGAATGACCGATGCGAGAGGATGAACCTTGGGCAAAGTCTGGCTCGATACGGTCTTGTCAGCAACGCAAACGACGACAAGCGGTATATGATCTGGACTGTCCACCACGTTCTCTACGACGGATGGTCAGAGCCAATCGTTCTCAAGCAAGTTAGTGATGCCCTGCAGAACCAGTCTGTCGAGATCCAGACCCAGATGCGGAACTTTGTCAAGTACGTACGCGATACAGACGAGACAGCCATGCAAGACTTCTGGCGACGAGAGTTGAAGGGTGCTGTCGGGCCTCAGTTCCCCCGCCTACCCTCTCGCGACTTCATGCCAACTCCTGATGGCCTGATCGAGCACCAGATTGCTCTCGAGATGGGTGCTGGATCACCTTTCACGATAGCCACATTGGTCCGCGGTGCATGGGCCCTCGTTGCATCCCAATACACTGGAAGCGACGATATCGTGTTTGGTGAGACACTCACTGGTCGTGATATTCCACTCCCGGGAGTGGAGAGTATTGTCGGACCACTGATCGCAACTATCCCCATCCGCGTCCAGGTCCGCCGGTCAAGCTCAGTCGAATCGTACTTGCAGACAATACAGCAAACAGTCTTGGCACGTACACCCTACCAACACATGGGCATGCAGAACATCAGAAAGGTCAGCCAAGATGCGCAGTATGCATGCGAAGCCGGCACCGGACTGGTCATTCAGCTCGACCCGGAATACGTGGGTAGCGAGCTTGGATTTACATTTGGAGACGTTGTCCATGAAGCGCTTCATTTCAATCCTTACCCGCTCATGGTGGGCTTTGGAATCCGCAAAGGTGGTCTCAGAGTTTGTGCCAGTTTCGACAGCAGCATTATCGAGTGTTCGCAGATGCAGCGGATCCTTGCGCAGTTGGAAACCGCTTGCGTGCAGTTGTCCAAGGGTCTTGACAAGCGCATTGGTGAGATATCTTGCCTTCCTGAGACAGAAGTGAACCAAATTTGGCAATGGAACCAAACTCCTTCTCTTTTCGTGGATGAGATGTCTGGCAACCTTCGCGCCCATGCGAGCACCAAACCAGGATCAGTCTATCCTCGGACTCTGGTTCCTTGGGTGTGTGATTCTCACAACCCAAATTTGCTGTCCCCCATCGGTAGTGTTGGCGAGCTCTGGCTTGAGGGACATTTCCTCTCTGGAGAAATATTCGAGTCCCCTGCCTGGCTCGTGGCCGGAAGCTCTGGATATGTTGGCCGATCAGGAAAGGTGCAGCCTACAGGTGATTTGGTCCAGCTTCAGGATGATGGAAGTCTGATATTTGTTGGCCGCAAGGAGAATGTCGTACCTCTTCAAGGACATGGAGTGGATATTGCAGAGCTCGAGTCTCATTTTGAAAAACACCTCCCATCAGGAACCCGTGGCGCTGCATCTGTGTTCCGGCCTCTAAGAGAAGGCGCCCAAGAAGTGACAGAGCAAGAGCTGGCTGTCTTCATCGAGAACCATCCTTCTGGTGAAGCCAGCGTGAGAGTCATGCCGGCGAAATACGAGATGATCGGCGACGAGACGACTGTCTGCAACACTATTTCCGTAACACTTGCTCTGTCATTGAAGAAGCTCGACAAATTTATCCGAGACTCATTGCCATCCTACATGGCCCCCTCTGCCTACGTTGTAGTTGAGAAGTTGCCTGCTGGTTTGGAGCAACTTGACCACACGGCCCTCAACCAATTGGCTTCAAAGATCCCTCAAGGTGTCCTCGAACAGCTGCGGGAAGGCTTCAAAGAGGCATGGACGAAGGGCTTGGCACAGGCAAACCTCTCACCGGCAGAGAAGATCCTACAATCTGCTTGGGCTCAGATCCTCTGTCTGAGCCCGGAGCAGATTGACGTCGATGACAACTTCTTCCGCCTTGGAGGTGACTCTGTCTTGGCAATGAAATTGGTGTCTAGTCTGCGCACACAGGGACACAGTTTATCTGTAGCCGATATCTTCCAGCACATGCGTCTTGGTGATGCAGCCAAGGTGCTGAAGGTGGACCAAGCAAAGGAATTCGCCCAGCCATACAAGTCCTTCTCTGCGCTAAGCAATCTAGATATCAAGATGTTCTTGGCCTCCACTGTTCGGCCCAAACTTTCCAACCCAGGCTGGCCCATCCTGGACGTGTCTCCAATCACAGATACCCAAGCGCTCGACATCAGAGGAACCATTGGGGTGCCACGCACTTCCATCCAATACAACATGCTTTACTTCGACCGATGCATTGATCAAAAGCAACTACTAACCGCCTGCAATGATCTGGTCAAGACTCACGATATTCTGCGCACTGTCTTCATCGAGCATGAATCGTCCTTCCTTCAAGTTGTCCTCCAAGAGGCACACATTCCTGTGGTCATGCAGCAAGCTGATAAGgagattgagagatttgTCACCGAGCTCTGTACAGCAGATATAGAGTCAAACTTTGAGCTTGGATCGCCGTTCCTTAAGTTCTTCCACGTTCAAGGCGCCGACGGAAAGCACTGCCTCGTACTAGGTCTTTCTCATGCCCTATATGATGGCGTGTCCCTCCCCAGATTGCTCAAAGACCTGGAGACTCTTTACGCCGGAGGCAAGGTTGTGGACTGTGAGCCATTCACCTCGTACATGGCACGAATTTCCGACAGACGTCTGCAAACCCAGGCAGTCAACTACTGGGGCGATCTGCTCAAGGGCTCAACACTGTCTGTCATCGATGGATCCTCGGTACAGCCTACAGACAAAGCTATTTTCCACGAGAAGACAGTCGAAAAATTCCAGCCCATCCAGGAGATTACTACAGCCAACGTGCTCACCGCAGCATGGGCACTGGTACTCGCCCGTCGTCTAGAAAATTACGATGTGACATTCGGCACGGTGACCTCGGGCCGAACTATCAACCTAGCAAACGTGGAGAACGTCATGGGTCCATGCTACCAACTCACCCCTGTCAGAGTGAAGTTTGAGTCACAGTGGACGGCGATGGACTTGTTGCGGTTTGTGCAGAAGCAGAGTGCCGAGTCTGCGGCCCACGATTTCCTCGGATTTGAGAAGATCTCGAAGCAGTGCGCGCAGTGGTCACCGGAGGCACGATCCTTTGACTCGATTGTTCATCACCAGGACTGGGATGACTTCGACGATTTGCCATTCGCTGGATCTTCTTGCAAAGTTGATATCTCAACCCCACATGGCGATGCTGCTTATCCCTTGAAGGCTGTCTCGTTTGTGCGTGGTGGGAAGATGCACGTTGGATTTGTTGGAAGTGAAAGGGACACGGCATTTGTGGATGCTACTCTTAATGAGTTGGCTGCTGCTGTTCAAGAGCTGTCGGATTGTCGCCCGGATCCCCTGGTGCTTGGGACCTGCATTTGA